The following nucleotide sequence is from Vanessa cardui chromosome 19, ilVanCard2.1, whole genome shotgun sequence.
cttgcatttttttaaatcaacaaaatttttaaaaaagtccgATTTCAATTGCCtttggtaataatatttaaaattttattttacagattcAAGCATGATCGTCGTACTACTGCTCTTCTTCATCTCGATCGCCAGCGCTGAAGAAAATGGCACCGTTTGCAATTCCTGCATCAAAGTCAATACAACTTGCTACAATGTCTCCTATCTCTTCGACATCGAAGCTCCCTTCAGAAACCGAATCGTCATCAGCAAACTTGGCATCCTCAGATCGACGAACACCCTTTTCTTCAGCTTTGAACCAAATATTGATGATAAAGAGTATTACAAAGTAGGATTTGTTAATTTAGATAACCCTGTTAATATAAGTGTCATATCAGGCGAAAAGCAAATAATGAACTTTGGTACGTTTGATTTAGATCAGGATAATGAATTGGTGTATTTAGGAGGAAGTGACGGTATCTACGTCTTAGATACGAAAGTGAACAGAGTAGCGCCATATAGTTCCAGAggtgatataattataagtttgttTTACAAAGgtaacgtttattttataaggtaTGGAGAATTTAAGATTATTAGGAAGAAAGGTGATAATTTTGTCGTTCTATTCGAAATGATGCAAGTTAAGAATTTCGTTTCCAATAAATATGATGTATCGGTGTTGCTGTGTGGATACGGTCTGTTTGCGAGCAAGAAAGATGAAATGGTATGGCTATCAAAGAACTCATATTTTAGAGGATTAACAATTGATTTAGATAATAATATCTACGCTTGGTGGATAGATGGTATATATAAAGTGATAATAGAACCAAAATTAGCTGATTCTAGGATTGTAAGAATAGCACACATTCCCTCTATAGGCGCACTGACGTTTGACAATGATAATAACTTCCTTTTCACAGTTggaaaaagtttatttagattgaTTGAATTAAGCAACACAACTATTTGTTGATTTAtacttaattactaataatactaGAAATTAATTTTCTCTTAGTTAAAAAAATGCAGCTTTCGCGTATATATTGTGTGCGcagaattaaagaaatatatataagcaaTGACATatcgtattaatttatatttttattctttgacGTAATTGTTATGATATAGCATGCTAATAGCAAGTTGACatgacaaacatacatatattataaacaattt
It contains:
- the LOC124538078 gene encoding ommochrome-binding protein-like encodes the protein MIVVLLLFFISIASAEENGTVCNSCIKVNTTCYNVSYLFDIEAPFRNRIVISKLGILRSTNTLFFSFEPNIDDKEYYKVGFVNLDNPVNISVISGEKQIMNFGTFDLDQDNELVYLGGSDGIYVLDTKVNRVAPYSSRGDIIISLFYKGNVYFIRYGEFKIIRKKGDNFVVLFEMMQVKNFVSNKYDVSVLLCGYGLFASKKDEMVWLSKNSYFRGLTIDLDNNIYAWWIDGIYKVIIEPKLADSRIVRIAHIPSIGALTFDNDNNFLFTVGKSLFRLIELSNTTIC